In Rhodothermales bacterium, the following proteins share a genomic window:
- the pip gene encoding prolyl aminopeptidase, translating into MANEHFYPEIEPYRTGQLPVNDLHTLYYEECGTPDGLPILFVHGGPGAGCSTTDRRFFAPDRFRIVLFDQRGCGRSTPPGELKDNSPAHLVADIERLREELGIDTWHVFGGSWGSSLAMFYAQEHPDHVRSLVLRGIWMLRDEEIRWWLYEMGMIQPELWRQFVEPIPEDERGDLLEAFWKRLDGDDTEAGLAAAKAWSIYEGSCCTLLPNPEFSDVFGEPELAWNLARLEAHYFRNVRFKPDTLLLDRVGRLRSIPAFAVHGRYDLVCPVKNLDDLCHAWPELDAVIVPDAGHSSHEPGITRQLVAATTRIAETGSPVRLTG; encoded by the coding sequence ATGGCGAACGAACACTTCTACCCTGAGATCGAGCCGTACCGGACCGGTCAGTTACCGGTCAATGACCTGCACACTCTTTACTACGAGGAGTGCGGCACGCCGGACGGTCTGCCGATACTGTTCGTCCATGGCGGCCCGGGTGCCGGCTGCAGCACTACCGATCGGCGCTTCTTCGCCCCGGATCGATTCCGCATCGTGCTGTTCGACCAGCGCGGCTGCGGTCGATCCACACCGCCGGGCGAGCTGAAGGACAACTCTCCCGCCCACCTGGTGGCAGACATCGAGCGGCTCCGGGAAGAGCTGGGAATAGACACCTGGCACGTCTTCGGCGGCTCATGGGGCAGCTCGCTGGCGATGTTCTACGCCCAGGAACATCCGGACCACGTCCGCAGCCTTGTGCTCCGCGGCATCTGGATGCTCCGTGACGAGGAGATCCGCTGGTGGCTCTACGAGATGGGGATGATCCAGCCGGAACTATGGCGGCAGTTCGTCGAGCCAATCCCCGAGGACGAACGAGGCGATCTGCTGGAGGCCTTCTGGAAGCGACTCGACGGCGACGACACGGAGGCCGGACTTGCGGCGGCCAAAGCCTGGTCGATCTACGAGGGATCCTGCTGCACCCTCCTGCCCAACCCGGAGTTCAGCGACGTCTTCGGCGAGCCGGAGCTGGCCTGGAACCTGGCCCGACTGGAGGCCCACTACTTCCGCAATGTGCGTTTCAAACCGGACACGTTGCTCCTCGACCGGGTCGGTCGCCTGCGCTCGATCCCGGCCTTCGCAGTGCACGGCCGCTACGACCTGGTGTGTCCGGTGAAGAACCTCGACGACCTTTGCCACGCCTGGCCAGAGCTGGATGCGGTCATCGTTCCGGATGCCGGTCATTCGTCGCACGAGCCGGGCATCACCCGGCAACTGGTGGCGGCCACGACCCGCATTGCCGAGACGGGATCACCCGTGCGCTTAACAGGATAA
- a CDS encoding HAMP domain-containing protein: MFKTFYTKLSLLFLLLMVFLGAVITLVTVRSFERFGNETEQKLNMQLAATLARRLEPLLGDDIRDEVVEDELRRIREANPRIEVYLLDPDGSVLAQYLLEEAQSLSHKAIDLGPVRRFLEGEPAPILGEDPARDGQSRPFSAAQIEIMGKPDCFVYVILSGAQYDDVVGMVRGSYILRAAGRALAISLLLTGLVGLMLFGFLTRRLRSVTQSVSRFAGGEFDERVRYRANDELGQLADSFNSMADTIVANMEEMARVDRQRRELIANVSHDLRSPLSSMQGYLETIAMKGGELSDDQRREYLDVVSRNASSLSSLVSELFELSKLDAGQVELKPESFSSSELVQDLVQQFRPDAERKRVDIAAEIPSDLLMVHADIALVERAIANLIDNAIQFTPEGGHVRVRTERVEGKVEIAVADTGPGIPEGEVANIFERFYRVEKSRSRERGGAGLGLAITRRIIELHGGEIRVESRVGQGTTFSFRLDGNGKEPGSA, translated from the coding sequence ATGTTCAAGACCTTCTACACCAAACTGTCGCTGCTCTTCCTGCTGCTCATGGTGTTTCTGGGCGCGGTGATCACGCTCGTGACGGTGCGTTCCTTCGAGCGATTCGGCAACGAAACGGAGCAGAAGCTCAACATGCAGCTTGCGGCTACTCTGGCGCGGAGGCTGGAGCCGCTGCTGGGGGATGACATCCGCGACGAAGTCGTAGAGGATGAGCTTCGGCGCATCCGCGAGGCAAATCCCCGGATCGAAGTATACCTCCTCGACCCGGACGGATCGGTGTTGGCGCAGTATCTCCTGGAGGAGGCACAGAGCCTGTCGCATAAGGCCATCGATCTGGGTCCGGTTCGTCGATTCCTTGAAGGAGAGCCCGCACCGATTCTTGGCGAAGACCCGGCCCGTGACGGGCAGTCCAGGCCGTTCAGTGCAGCGCAGATCGAAATCATGGGCAAGCCCGACTGCTTCGTGTACGTGATCCTTTCGGGTGCCCAGTACGATGATGTGGTAGGGATGGTACGGGGCAGCTACATCCTGCGTGCCGCAGGCCGGGCGCTGGCTATCAGTCTGCTGCTAACAGGCCTCGTCGGACTGATGTTGTTTGGGTTCCTGACGCGCAGACTCCGGTCGGTGACGCAGTCGGTATCGCGATTCGCGGGCGGGGAGTTCGATGAGCGGGTTCGATATCGCGCGAACGATGAACTGGGACAGCTCGCCGACTCGTTTAACAGCATGGCCGACACGATCGTCGCCAACATGGAGGAGATGGCGCGGGTAGATCGGCAACGTCGTGAACTGATTGCGAACGTGTCACACGATCTCAGAAGTCCACTGTCATCGATGCAGGGATATCTGGAGACCATAGCGATGAAGGGTGGAGAGCTGAGCGACGATCAGCGACGGGAATACCTGGATGTCGTGTCGCGCAATGCGTCGTCCTTGAGTTCGCTAGTGTCCGAGCTCTTTGAGCTTTCGAAGCTGGATGCCGGGCAGGTCGAACTGAAGCCCGAATCATTTTCTTCGTCGGAGCTTGTTCAGGACCTGGTGCAGCAGTTCAGGCCGGACGCCGAGCGCAAGAGGGTGGACATTGCAGCAGAGATCCCGTCGGATCTCCTGATGGTGCATGCAGATATCGCGCTGGTGGAGCGGGCCATCGCGAACCTGATCGACAACGCGATCCAGTTCACGCCGGAGGGCGGCCATGTTCGGGTGCGCACGGAGCGGGTAGAGGGCAAGGTCGAGATTGCGGTGGCGGACACGGGACCGGGTATTCCGGAAGGCGAGGTGGCGAACATCTTCGAGCGATTCTACCGGGTGGAGAAGAGCCGGTCTCGCGAGCGCGGCGGTGCCGGGTTGGGGCTCGCGATCACACGAAGGATAATCGAGTTGCACGGTGGTGAGATCCGGGTTGAGAGTCGGGTAGGGCAGGGGACGACGTTTTCGTTTCGGCTGGATGGGAATGGGAAGGAGCCTGGTTCCGCGTAG
- a CDS encoding response regulator transcription factor, with the protein MSLKILVVEDDPDIAELISIHLGDLGYDVGVAITGKDALQQLSAEEHALVVLDIMLPEMDGFEVCRRIRETDRKIPILVLSARTEEVDKVLGLELGADAYMTKPFSLRELVARIKAIFRRIEVDSQPAESRQKKYKFDRVEADVERRLVTVDGKPVELTAKEFDLLIAFMQFPGKVFSRHELLEDVWGYEYEGYSHTVNSHINRLRRKIERVPTSPVLIQTVWGVGYRFGADQ; encoded by the coding sequence ATGTCACTGAAGATCCTTGTGGTCGAAGATGATCCGGACATCGCCGAGTTGATCAGCATTCACCTTGGTGATCTCGGATACGATGTTGGTGTAGCCATCACGGGGAAGGATGCTCTGCAGCAACTCAGTGCGGAGGAGCACGCGCTCGTCGTTCTCGACATCATGCTGCCGGAGATGGACGGCTTCGAGGTCTGCCGGCGGATTCGGGAGACGGACCGGAAAATTCCGATCCTTGTCCTGAGCGCTCGCACGGAGGAAGTCGACAAGGTGCTTGGACTGGAGCTGGGTGCAGATGCCTACATGACCAAGCCGTTCAGTCTGCGAGAACTCGTGGCTCGAATCAAAGCAATCTTCAGACGGATCGAAGTCGATAGCCAGCCGGCGGAGTCGCGCCAGAAGAAGTACAAGTTTGACCGCGTCGAAGCAGACGTCGAACGCCGACTGGTCACCGTCGACGGCAAGCCGGTCGAACTGACCGCGAAGGAGTTTGATCTGCTCATCGCGTTCATGCAGTTTCCCGGGAAAGTTTTCAGCAGGCACGAACTGCTCGAGGACGTGTGGGGCTACGAGTACGAGGGGTACAGTCATACCGTCAATTCGCACATCAACCGGTTGCGACGTAAGATCGAGCGTGTGCCGACCTCTCCGGTTCTGATCCAGACGGTCTGGGGCGTAGGATACCGGTTCGGAGCCGATCAGTAA